The following are from one region of the Actinoplanes sp. L3-i22 genome:
- a CDS encoding ABC transporter permease, producing the protein MTVNTDLVVDEVLQPSRSVSRNRLVLRRFLRQRMAVLGFAVVVLMIAVAYLGPLFYSWKYDQLDFEAFQSPPTPEHWFGTYQTGGDVFARTLRGLQKSLVIGLLGALLSTALAAVAGAFAGYFRGATDAVVRIVTDLMLVLPGFLIIAIFSSALRDGSWLLFIVLLAGFQWMITARVVRGMTQSLREREFVQAARFMGVPGWKIILRHILPNMASFLIIDATVGVSSIILAEVGLSFFGFGVQPPDVSLGTLIADGSGAALTNWWQFYFVAGVLVLLVLAVNLVGDGLRDALDPNSEIEGAK; encoded by the coding sequence ATGACTGTCAACACCGACCTCGTCGTGGACGAGGTTCTCCAGCCGAGCCGCTCGGTCTCGCGCAACCGCCTGGTGCTGCGGCGCTTCCTGCGCCAGCGGATGGCCGTGCTCGGGTTCGCGGTGGTCGTGCTGATGATCGCCGTCGCCTACCTGGGACCGCTGTTCTACTCCTGGAAGTACGACCAGCTCGACTTCGAGGCGTTCCAGTCGCCGCCGACCCCGGAGCACTGGTTCGGCACCTACCAGACCGGTGGGGACGTCTTCGCCCGGACCCTGCGCGGTCTGCAGAAGTCGTTGGTCATCGGCCTGCTCGGGGCGCTGCTCTCGACCGCCCTGGCCGCGGTGGCCGGCGCCTTCGCCGGCTACTTCCGGGGCGCCACCGACGCGGTCGTCCGGATCGTCACCGACCTGATGCTGGTGCTGCCCGGCTTCCTGATCATCGCGATCTTCTCGTCCGCCCTGCGCGACGGCAGCTGGCTGCTGTTCATCGTGCTGCTGGCCGGCTTCCAGTGGATGATCACCGCCCGGGTGGTCCGCGGCATGACCCAGTCGCTGCGCGAGCGCGAGTTCGTCCAGGCGGCCCGCTTCATGGGGGTGCCCGGCTGGAAGATCATCCTCCGGCACATCCTGCCGAACATGGCGTCGTTCCTGATCATCGACGCGACCGTCGGGGTCAGCAGCATCATCCTGGCCGAGGTCGGGCTCTCCTTCTTCGGCTTCGGCGTGCAACCGCCGGACGTCTCGCTCGGCACCCTGATCGCCGACGGCTCCGGCGCGGCGCTGACCAACTGGTGGCAGTTCTACTTCGTCGCGGGGGTCCTCGTGCTGCTCGTACTCGCCGTCAACCTGGTGGGCGACGGCCTGCGTGACGCGCTGGACCCGAACTCCGAGATCGAAGGTGCCAAGTGA
- a CDS encoding ABC transporter permease, giving the protein MGKFLLRRVGYLVLLAMVATIVAYVLAATQLHPRSRYEGRNPAPAEAVVDQRLSELNMNDKTPLIERFTTWAKGVAHGDLGRTVDGESVNTEMGRRMWVSLRLMLVGSILGTLLGVIAGAYGAIKQHKWSDQTLTVISFVLLSVPTVVLAVLVKNGGIWFNQATGNESTPLLFTTGEITPGLDTWSWAGLSDRMGHLILPTIVLAIGVNGFAFYSRYQRNSMLDVLGSDFLRTAQAKGLRRWSALTKHGLRTALIPMATFFSYQFALLFVGATFTEKIFGWHGMGEYFVDSITKNDINSTAGVTLFVAVLVLIAGLLSDVVYAALDPRVRAS; this is encoded by the coding sequence ATGGGCAAGTTCCTCCTGCGTAGGGTGGGGTACCTCGTGCTGCTCGCGATGGTCGCGACCATCGTGGCGTATGTACTGGCGGCAACCCAGCTGCATCCGCGAAGCAGGTACGAGGGCCGTAACCCGGCACCCGCGGAGGCCGTCGTCGATCAGCGGCTCAGCGAGCTGAATATGAACGACAAGACGCCGCTGATCGAGCGATTCACCACCTGGGCCAAGGGCGTCGCGCACGGCGACCTGGGCCGGACCGTGGACGGCGAGTCGGTCAACACCGAGATGGGCCGGCGAATGTGGGTCAGCCTGCGGCTGATGCTGGTCGGCTCGATTCTCGGCACGTTGCTGGGGGTGATCGCCGGCGCTTACGGCGCGATCAAACAGCACAAATGGTCCGATCAGACATTGACCGTCATCTCGTTCGTCCTGCTGTCGGTGCCCACCGTGGTGCTGGCCGTCCTGGTGAAGAACGGCGGCATCTGGTTCAACCAGGCGACCGGGAACGAATCGACACCGCTGCTGTTCACCACCGGGGAGATCACCCCCGGGCTGGACACCTGGTCGTGGGCCGGGCTCAGCGACCGGATGGGGCACCTGATCCTGCCGACCATCGTGCTCGCGATCGGCGTCAACGGCTTCGCCTTCTACAGCCGCTACCAGCGCAACTCCATGCTCGACGTGCTGGGCAGCGACTTCCTGCGGACCGCTCAGGCGAAGGGTCTGCGGCGCTGGTCGGCGCTGACCAAACACGGACTGCGGACCGCGCTGATCCCGATGGCGACCTTCTTCTCGTACCAGTTCGCGCTGCTCTTCGTCGGTGCCACGTTCACCGAGAAGATCTTCGGCTGGCACGGGATGGGGGAGTACTTCGTCGACTCCATCACCAAGAACGACATCAACTCGACGGCCGGGGTGACCCTCTTCGTCGCCGTGCTGGTCCTGATCGCCGGGCTGCTCTCCGACGTGGTCTACGCGGCGCTGGACCCGCGGGTCCGGGCGAGCTGA
- a CDS encoding diguanylate cyclase, whose product MGRHWWRTSVAAMALAIAGYLLLAIGQWVELAWSLVNTVGPTAVIVIAARRLPRNARVAWYLLAFGIFANGTAVVPNTIVYDVLGSDAYPTVADAFYLLFYPAVLTSVGLMIRRWPPLLIRAALLDAATITSGIGVLAWVYAIEPALRDTDYSRFGQLVRVAYLVGDLLLIFLALILVRSGGSTGPRRDRWGLSPPWLATGLITFLAGDLFWLIVGNNTVPGWVSRGTDSAYFAAFVILGYAVRHATATDEQRATAVPGPPGIPLMLTLLLALLMAPAVLVLEMSHGAFQHGAAIATGSTIMSVLVVTRLTVLLRFVGRQTEQVRELARRDELTGLPNRRAWTDELPRVLEQARQNERPVSVCMVDLDHFKAFNDTHGHQAGDRLLKEAAAAWLNQVRRSDILARYGGEEFIVLLPDTDLDAAGAIMQRLRQVTPGAQTFSAGVAAWDRAETSEELIARADAALYEAKHSGRDRVVAAGAPRPAAVGDAPAEAPARP is encoded by the coding sequence GTGGGTCGGCACTGGTGGCGGACGTCCGTCGCGGCGATGGCGCTCGCCATCGCCGGATACCTGCTGCTGGCGATCGGCCAGTGGGTGGAGCTGGCCTGGTCGCTGGTCAACACCGTCGGCCCGACCGCGGTGATCGTGATCGCCGCCCGGCGGCTGCCGCGCAACGCCCGGGTCGCCTGGTACCTGCTGGCGTTCGGCATCTTCGCCAACGGCACCGCGGTGGTGCCCAACACGATCGTCTACGACGTGCTCGGCAGCGACGCCTACCCGACCGTGGCCGACGCCTTCTACCTGCTGTTCTATCCGGCCGTGCTGACCAGTGTCGGCCTGATGATCCGGCGCTGGCCGCCGCTGCTGATCCGGGCGGCGCTGCTCGACGCGGCCACCATCACCTCCGGAATCGGGGTGCTGGCCTGGGTGTACGCCATCGAACCGGCGCTGCGGGACACCGACTACTCCCGGTTCGGGCAGCTGGTCCGGGTGGCGTACCTCGTCGGTGATCTGTTGTTGATCTTCTTGGCGCTGATCCTGGTGCGCAGCGGAGGCTCCACCGGCCCCCGCCGCGACCGCTGGGGTCTCTCGCCGCCGTGGCTGGCCACCGGCCTGATCACGTTCCTCGCCGGGGACCTGTTCTGGCTGATCGTCGGCAACAACACCGTGCCCGGCTGGGTGTCGCGCGGCACCGACTCGGCCTACTTCGCCGCGTTCGTGATCCTCGGCTACGCGGTGCGGCACGCCACCGCGACCGACGAGCAGCGCGCCACCGCGGTGCCCGGCCCGCCGGGCATCCCGCTGATGCTGACGCTGCTGCTCGCGCTGCTGATGGCCCCGGCCGTGCTGGTCCTGGAGATGTCGCACGGGGCGTTCCAGCACGGCGCGGCGATCGCCACCGGCTCCACGATCATGTCGGTGCTGGTCGTCACGCGGCTCACGGTGCTGCTGCGGTTCGTGGGCCGGCAGACCGAGCAGGTGCGCGAGCTGGCCCGCCGGGACGAGCTGACCGGCCTGCCCAACCGGCGCGCCTGGACCGACGAGCTGCCCCGGGTGCTGGAGCAGGCCCGGCAGAACGAGCGGCCGGTCAGCGTCTGCATGGTCGACCTGGACCACTTCAAGGCGTTCAACGACACCCACGGGCATCAGGCCGGCGACCGGCTGCTCAAGGAGGCCGCCGCGGCCTGGCTGAACCAGGTGCGCCGGTCCGACATCCTGGCCCGGTACGGCGGTGAGGAGTTCATCGTGCTGCTCCCGGACACCGACCTGGACGCCGCCGGCGCGATCATGCAGCGGCTCCGGCAGGTCACGCCCGGGGCGCAGACGTTCTCGGCCGGGGTGGCGGCCTGGGACCGGGCCGAGACGTCCGAGGAGTTGATCGCCCGCGCCGACGCCGCCCTCTACGAGGCGAAGCACAGCGGCCGGGACCGGGTCGTCGCGGCCGGCGCCCCGCGGCCCGCGGCGGTCGGCGACGCGCCGGCCGAGGCACCCGCCCGGCCGTGA
- a CDS encoding MarR family winged helix-turn-helix transcriptional regulator: protein MDVKRVADRHHAGPPADGDIRARIQQLTLRQQRFERRVARDLGVDLPGLEALDHLISAGPSSPTELARRLDISTAATSLVLNRLEAAGHIRRERHPTDGRKLVVTAAEDSVDAADRLVAPLIGGVETLVGSLSEQESATVLKFLDALIQVYDQGAP from the coding sequence GTGGACGTCAAACGTGTCGCCGACCGTCACCACGCCGGCCCGCCGGCGGATGGCGACATCCGGGCCCGGATCCAGCAACTGACCCTGCGCCAGCAGCGCTTCGAGCGGCGGGTCGCCCGTGACCTGGGCGTCGACCTGCCCGGTCTGGAGGCGCTGGACCATCTGATCTCCGCGGGCCCGAGCAGCCCGACCGAGCTGGCCCGCCGGCTGGACATCTCCACCGCCGCGACCAGCCTGGTCCTGAACCGTCTCGAGGCCGCCGGGCACATCCGGCGCGAACGGCACCCCACCGACGGCCGCAAGCTCGTGGTGACCGCGGCCGAGGACTCGGTCGACGCGGCCGACCGCCTGGTGGCGCCGCTGATCGGGGGCGTCGAGACGCTCGTCGGTTCCCTGTCGGAGCAGGAGAGCGCGACCGTGCTCAAGTTCCTCGACGCCCTGATCCAGGTCTACGACCAGGGCGCCCCCTGA